The genome window ATTTGGTGATTTTCGAGTGGTTCATACTCGTTTTAGTCGTTGGAATAAAAAAGGTGTCTGGGAAAAGGTTTTTCAAATTTTGGCAGGAGATAGTGACGATGAATATGCCATGATTGATTCAACCATAGTAAGAGCACACCAGCATAGTGCTGGTGCAAAAGGGGGGATAAAAACGAGGAAGCAATAGGTCGAAGTAAAGGAGGTTTAAGTACAAAAATTCATACTACGGTTGACGCATTAGGTAATCCTACAGGTTTTTTCCTCACCGGAGGACAAAAATGTGATTTGGACGGTGCAGATGTTTTACTAAAAGAAATAAAGGCAGATATTTTGTTAGGGGACAAAGGTTATGATGCGGATGAAAGAGTTCTGGAAAAGCTAAAGAAGCAGGATAAAATAGCGGTTATTCCACCAAAAAGAAATAGAAAAGAACAACGAGAATATGATAAGTATTTATATCAAGCAAGACATTTGATTGAGAACTTTTTTGCCCGATTAAAACAATATAGAGCCATAGCCACTAGGTATGATAAACGAAAAATAAATTTTCTTGGTGCTATTTATCTAGCCGCAGTCGTTATATGGCTTAATTGATAACACGCCCTAAATTTCCTGCTTTAGATCTAATCCAAGAAAGGGTGCATTGGGATAAAATCTAGGATAAACTAGAGTGGATTTTCGTTACGGAGATAAATCACTATTTATACCCCGCCCCTTGCTCGTTTAATTGAACAGTTACAAAAGTTACCTGGTGTGGGCCCTAAAAGCGCTCAAAGATTGGCTTTACATATCCTAAAACGTCCTGATAAAGATGCAGAAAATTTGGCTCAAGCCATTGTGGATGCAAAAAGAAGGGTTGGTTTCTGTCAGCGTTGTTTTCATCTTTCGGCTGAGCCTATTTGTAATATTTGTAGTAATCCTAATCGTGATGAGACGATTATATGTGTGGTGGGGGATTCTAAGGATGTTATTGCCCTAGAGAAGACTAGGGAATATCAAGGAAAATATCATGTTTTGGGGGGTGTTATTTCGCCGATGGATGGCATAGGGCCAGAGCAACTTAATATTACGGCATTGGTGGAAAGGGTAAGCCGAGAGAAGACGGAGGAGGTTATTTTGGCTATTAATCCTAGTGTGGAGGGGGAAACAACTACTCTTTATATTGCACAGTTGTTAAAGCCTTTTACTCGGGTTACTCGCATTGCGTTTGGTTTGCCCATGGGGGGTGATTTGGAATATGCGGATGAGGTGACATTGGCTAGGGCTTTGGAAGGGCGTAGGGACATTGATAGTTGACAATGGACAATTGACCATGGACAATTGAGAAGGTTTTAGGTGTTTACCTTGCCCTAAATCTTCTGAAATCTCTTGCTTGTGGGGATGTTTCCTTTAGATGGGAAAAAAGGGACTTTAAGTTAAGTTATTTTTATTTTTATATTAATTGATTGGTTATGAAAAAGTATTCTGTGCGTGTGTATGTAACTTTAAGGGCTTCTGTGCTTGATACGGCTGGAACTGCTGTGGAGTCAGGTTTACACCAGTTGGGCTATGAAGGAGTCGAGGGGGTGCGCATTGGTAAATATATTGAGTTGAATGTGACGGCACAGAGTCAGGAAAAGGCTGAGGCGGATTTACATGAAATGTGTGACAAACTTTTGAGTAATCCTGTCATTGAAAATTATCGTTTTGAGTTAAATCCTGTGGAGGCTTAGGTTATGAAGTTTGGTATTGTTGTTTTTCCTGGTTCAAATTGCGATCGCGATGTAGCCATGGTAACGGAGGGGGTTTTGAATCAGCCTACCCGTTTTGTGTGGCACCAAGACACTGATATTGATGACCTTGACATCATTGTTGTGCCTGGGGGGTTTAGTTATGGAGATTATTTGCGCTGTGGTGCGATCGCCCGTTTTTCTCCTATCATGAATAGTATCATCAAACACGCCGAAGCAGGAAAGTTAGTATTAGGTATTTGTAACGGTTTTCAGGTACTCACAGAGGCTGGACTACTCCCTGGGGCGCTGATTCGTAACCGAGATTTACATTTTATTTGTGATCAAGTTCCTGTCAAAGTAGAACATAATAACTCTATCTGGACAAAAAATTATTCATCAGAAGAAGTCATTTGTTTACCCATTGCCCACGGTGAAGGAAATTATTACGCTGATGAAGATACTCTCAAGGCATTAGAAGATAATAATCAAATCTTATTCCGCTACTCTAACCAGAAAGGCGAAATTAACGGAGAATCCAACCCCAACGGCTCATGTTATAACATTGCAGGTATTACCAACAAAAAAGGTAACGTTTTAGGAATGATGCCCCATCCTGAAAGGGCTAGTGATGATGGACTCGGTTTTATTGATGGAAAAGCTTTATTTGCAGGGCTTTGTTAACTCACTCGAACGCACATTATTTAGGTTATGGTGGGCAATGCCCACCAAGACAAAGGATAATTAAAGCCTAAACAGTAGGTTAATAAACCCACTGTAAATAGACTAAATTTTCATCAGAATATTAACTACCTCCTACTCTGGCAACATCTTGGGAATTAGCTTCAAATGCTGCATTGAGAGCATCATCACCGCTTAAACCAGAATCAATAGCCTCTTTTAGAGCCTCTAAAACCCGTTTATAATCACGGGGCATTACCTTCACAAACTTACCGATATTTTCCTGCCAATTAGCGAGGACTTTTTCCGCTTTTTTACTATTAGTAAGCTGTTGATGATTAGTAATTAACTGTTTCAACTCCGCAATCTCCGAAGCATCATCGAGGGTTTCTAAACCTACCATTTCCGTATTACAACGGGTAGCAAAATCTCCTTTTTCATCAAGAATATAGGCAACACCGCCACTCATACCAGCAGCAAAATTACGTCCTGTAGCCCCGATGATAACCACTTTACCACCAGTCATGTATTCGCAACCATGATCGCCAATACCTTCGACCACGGTAGTTACCCCAGAGTTACGAACACAAAAACGTTCTCCTGCAACCCCAGAAATATAGGCTTCTCCACCGGTAGCACCATAAAAGGCAACATTACCAACGATGATATTTTCCTCGGCTTTGAAGGTGGCTTTTTTGTCAGGATAAACGATGATTTTACCGCCGCTTAAGCCCTTACCTATATAGTCATTGGCATCTCCTTCCAATTCTAAAGTAACGCCCTGGGGTACAAATGCCCCAAAACTTTGCCCTGCACTACCGACAAAATGTAAATTTACGGTATCTTCGGGTAAGCCATGCCAATGATTTTTCGTAATTTCGTTACCTAAAATGGTTCCTACCACACGGTTAGTATTTTTAATAGGTAGAGTCGCCTTAACTTTTTCTCCTTTTTCAATGGCTGGTTTGCATATATCCAATAAAGTAGTCATATCAAGGGATTTATCCAAATCATGATCCTGCTTGATAGTACAGTAACGAGACATACTAGGATCTGTTTTCGGCTGATAGAGAATAGGAGATATATCGATACCCTTTGCCTTCCAATGGTCAACGGCTTTTCTCGGCTCTAAAACATCCGTACGTCCTACCATTTCATCAATAGTACGGAAACCCAATTCTGCCATAATTTCCCGCATTTCTTGGGCAATAAACTTCATGAAATTCACGGTATGGGCTGGATCTCCTGTAAATTTAGCACGGAGTTCGGGGTTTTGGGTAGCAACTCCCACAGGGCAGGTGTTGAGATGACATACACGCATCATAATGCAACCAAGACTGACTAGGGGGGCGGTGGAAAAACCATATTCCTCTGCACCGAGGAGGGCGGCAACGATAACATCCCTTCCTGTCTTCATCTGTCCGTCAGTTTCTACCACAATACGGCTACGGAGATTATTTAATAGCAAGGTTTGATGGGTTTCCGCCAAACCTAACTCCCAAGGTAATCCAGCGTGTTTGATAGAAGTTTTGGGAGATGCCCCTGTACCACCATCATAACCAGAAACGAGAACCACATCGGCTTTGGCTTTGGCAACCCCAGAGGCGATGGTACCGACTCCCACTTCTGAAACTAATTTAACGTTAATACGAGCGTTGCGATTGGCATTTTTCAAGTCATGGATTAACTCAGCTAAATCCTCGATAGAGTAGATGTCATGGTGAGGAGGAGGGGAAATTAAACCTACCCCCGGGGTAGAATAGCGCACCTTAGCAATCCAAGGATAAACCTTCTTACCAGGTAACTGTCCCCCTTCTCCTGGTTTTGCACCCTGGGCCATTTTGATTTGAATTTCTTTGGCTTGGGAAAGGTAAAGGCTATTTACCCCAAAGCGTCCACTGGCTACCTGTTTAATGGCACTATTTTTTGAGTCTCCCTGTTCATTTGTCCAAGTGTAGCGTTCGGGATCTTCTCCTCCTTCCCCTGTGTTGGATTTTCCACCAATACGGTTCATGGCGATCGCCAAGGATTCGTGGGTTTCTTTAGAAATAGAACCATAACTCATCGCCCCTGTTTTAAACCGTCTCATGATATTCTCGATAGGCTCAACTTCTTCGATGGGGATGGATTCTTGTGGTTTAAACTCCAATAAATCCCGTAAACGGAAGTAGTGTTTGCCATGATCGTTAATCATTTGGGAATAGGCTTTAAATATTTGATAATCTCCTTCCCTGACGGCTTGTTGCAAAGTATGAATGGTTTGGGGATTGAAAAGATGGGCTTCCCCGTCTTTACGCCATTGATATTCTCCTCCCACATCAAGGGTATGTCCATTTACCTGTCTTTGAGGGAAACCGTGGTTATGGCGCATGGCGGTTTCCTCGGCGATTACGTCTAAACCTACCCCTTGTAAACGGGAGGCGGTACGAGAAAAATATTTATCAATGACGGTATCATTTAAACCCACAGATTCAAAAATTTGCGCCCCTCGGTAACTTTGGATAGTGGAAATACCAATTTTAGAAGCAATTTTGATAACTCCCTTGGTGACACATTTGATGTAGTTATATACGGCGGTGTCATAATCAACTCCTGTGATGAGCTTTTCTTCGATCATCTGGTTGATAGTTTCATAGGCGAGATAAGGGTTAATGGCACCGCAACCATAGCCGAGGAGGAGGGCAAAGTGATGGACTTCCTTCGGTTCACCAGATTCGAGAATTAACCCTACTAGGGTACGAGTACCGTTGCGAATCAGATGATGGTGTAATCCTGACACCGCCAAGAGGGCAGGGATAGGGGCATTATTTTTATCTACCCCTCTATCACTCAAAATAATATGGGTGCATCCCTCTTTGATGGCTTGATCTGCTTGATTAAAAATCGCTTCTAGGGCTTTTTCCATACCTTTTTCGCCATCTTTGGGGTCAAACAGGATTGAGAGGGTATGGGCTTTAAATTGGTGAGAAGGATCCCCCCCATCCCCCCTTGATAAGGGGGGGGTAAGATTCTTGAGTTTAGCCAATTCCTCGTTAGTGATAACAGGAGTTTTTAGGGCGATGAGGTGAGCGCTTTCGGGTTCAGGATTGAGCAAGTTTCCTTCCCTGCCGATGGTGGTTTCGGCGGAGGTGATAATGGCTTCTCTGATGGAATCGATGGGGGGGTTGGTAACTTGAGCAAAAAGTTGTTTAAAGTAGTCGTATAAAAGTTTGGGCTTGTCACTCAACACCGCTAAGGGGGTATCAATACCCATGGCCCCGATCGCCTCTACGCCGTTGGTTGCCATGGGGGCAATGAGCATCCGCAAGTCTTCAAAGGTATAGCCGAAGGTTTGTTGGAGGGGTATGAGATTCCCATTACTCCCCTCGCCCTTGGGGAGAGGGGTTGGGGGTGAGGGTAAATCCTCGAGGGTATATAGATTTTTGTCGAGCCATTGTTGATAGGGTTTTTCAGTGACGATCGCCCTTTTTACTTCTTCATCCGCTACGATGCGCCCTGCTTCCATATCCACCAAAAACATCT of Cyanobacterium sp. HL-69 contains these proteins:
- the purQ gene encoding phosphoribosylformylglycinamidine synthase subunit PurQ, which translates into the protein MKFGIVVFPGSNCDRDVAMVTEGVLNQPTRFVWHQDTDIDDLDIIVVPGGFSYGDYLRCGAIARFSPIMNSIIKHAEAGKLVLGICNGFQVLTEAGLLPGALIRNRDLHFICDQVPVKVEHNNSIWTKNYSSEEVICLPIAHGEGNYYADEDTLKALEDNNQILFRYSNQKGEINGESNPNGSCYNIAGITNKKGNVLGMMPHPERASDDGLGFIDGKALFAGLC
- the purS gene encoding phosphoribosylformylglycinamidine synthase subunit PurS, producing the protein MKKYSVRVYVTLRASVLDTAGTAVESGLHQLGYEGVEGVRIGKYIELNVTAQSQEKAEADLHEMCDKLLSNPVIENYRFELNPVEA
- the recR gene encoding recombination protein RecR, producing MGPKSAQRLALHILKRPDKDAENLAQAIVDAKRRVGFCQRCFHLSAEPICNICSNPNRDETIICVVGDSKDVIALEKTREYQGKYHVLGGVISPMDGIGPEQLNITALVERVSREKTEEVILAINPSVEGETTTLYIAQLLKPFTRVTRIAFGLPMGGDLEYADEVTLARALEGRRDIDS
- the gltB gene encoding NADPH-dependent glutamine synthase large subunit, translated to MTVNNIPKKQGLYDPQNEHDACGVGFVVHKYGKKSHDTIQQALTILINLDHRGGCGAEPNTGDGAGILMQLPDGFMRHEAEKLGITLPPTGEYAVGMMFTSPDEEKRLKARGIFEQVVAEEGQKVLGWRDVPTDNSDLGKSALVNEPFVQQVFIAKNPQIEDNIDFERKLFVIRKRSHNAIKAPEIDEHWYPATISSRTIVYKGMLKPVQVGKYYLDLNNPALETALALVHSRFSTNTFPSWERAHPYRYITHNGEINTLKGNTNWMRARQALFESELFGEDMEKIQPIINIDGSDSLIFDNALEMLVLSGRSLPHAVMMMIPEPWTGHESMSAEKKAFYQYHSCLMEPWDGPASIAFTDGKQIGAILDRNGLRPSRYIVTKDGLVIMASEAGVLPIEPERVESKGRLQPGQMFLVDMEAGRIVADEEVKRAIVTEKPYQQWLDKNLYTLEDLPSPPTPLPKGEGSNGNLIPLQQTFGYTFEDLRMLIAPMATNGVEAIGAMGIDTPLAVLSDKPKLLYDYFKQLFAQVTNPPIDSIREAIITSAETTIGREGNLLNPEPESAHLIALKTPVITNEELAKLKNLTPPLSRGDGGDPSHQFKAHTLSILFDPKDGEKGMEKALEAIFNQADQAIKEGCTHIILSDRGVDKNNAPIPALLAVSGLHHHLIRNGTRTLVGLILESGEPKEVHHFALLLGYGCGAINPYLAYETINQMIEEKLITGVDYDTAVYNYIKCVTKGVIKIASKIGISTIQSYRGAQIFESVGLNDTVIDKYFSRTASRLQGVGLDVIAEETAMRHNHGFPQRQVNGHTLDVGGEYQWRKDGEAHLFNPQTIHTLQQAVREGDYQIFKAYSQMINDHGKHYFRLRDLLEFKPQESIPIEEVEPIENIMRRFKTGAMSYGSISKETHESLAIAMNRIGGKSNTGEGGEDPERYTWTNEQGDSKNSAIKQVASGRFGVNSLYLSQAKEIQIKMAQGAKPGEGGQLPGKKVYPWIAKVRYSTPGVGLISPPPHHDIYSIEDLAELIHDLKNANRNARINVKLVSEVGVGTIASGVAKAKADVVLVSGYDGGTGASPKTSIKHAGLPWELGLAETHQTLLLNNLRSRIVVETDGQMKTGRDVIVAALLGAEEYGFSTAPLVSLGCIMMRVCHLNTCPVGVATQNPELRAKFTGDPAHTVNFMKFIAQEMREIMAELGFRTIDEMVGRTDVLEPRKAVDHWKAKGIDISPILYQPKTDPSMSRYCTIKQDHDLDKSLDMTTLLDICKPAIEKGEKVKATLPIKNTNRVVGTILGNEITKNHWHGLPEDTVNLHFVGSAGQSFGAFVPQGVTLELEGDANDYIGKGLSGGKIIVYPDKKATFKAEENIIVGNVAFYGATGGEAYISGVAGERFCVRNSGVTTVVEGIGDHGCEYMTGGKVVIIGATGRNFAAGMSGGVAYILDEKGDFATRCNTEMVGLETLDDASEIAELKQLITNHQQLTNSKKAEKVLANWQENIGKFVKVMPRDYKRVLEALKEAIDSGLSGDDALNAAFEANSQDVARVGGS